The sequence GTTATTACTTGTAATTTTTGCAGAGATTTAATGCCAGTGTAGGGCAATTGATGGAGACATCAGGATCCCTTAATGCATTCATTGATAAGCTTTCAGAAGAATCAAAAGCACTTCAACGTCATGTAACTCAAGTTGATGAAATTCAAACCAAGTGTATTGCTGAATTTCACAAGTCCTACGAGGTTTACAAATCAAAATCTATGTCAATTTCaaactattatttattttagatttaCATGGCAATTTTGTTGTGTTTGCAGGATCAATCAAGATCAGTTGCAGAGAAGCTTATCGCTGATGTGACTACTCTTGTTTCTGATTGCATGCGTCGTCAGAAAGAGATGGTTTGCTCTTAGATGCtacattatttgtttttttctctttgATAGTCTATGTAAACACCTTAATGGGTCTCTGATAGGTGGATGCGAGGCTTGGTGATATAAAAGAAACTGTAATTGGAAACAAGATGTTCTTAGAAGGCCATGTTTCAACAATGGATGGCATTACAACAGATTTAAAAAGGAAATGGCAGGATTCTTTTACACAAGCAGAGACTAACTTTAAGGACAATGCTGACTTTTCTGCAGCTAAGCATTGTCGTATGGAGTTACTTCTACAGAAATGGTCAGAAAAACTTTTAATGCGGTTATTTTTAGTGTGTCAATGTGCGCTGCTCCACTTCGAGCATTATTTGCATCTTTACTCTTGATTTTTAGTCTCTTGAATTTGTTTCCCCTGAATTTTCAGCTTCAACAATGCTGACGATGCTTTGAAACGGTGGCAAAAAACACAAGAATCATTAAGTGATATGGGAAGCCAACATGCCTTAGCAATCGCGGGAAACGTTAGGTTTGTTCAGTTCACTGACGAATGCTTTTTTTCCTAGGAGTGATCAAAGCTAAAATACTTGTTTTACATTTTAAGAACTCATGTTTCAGGAACATATGCGAGGGTAATGAACGACATAATGATGAAATAGAAGCTGCAATAATTACTGTTGAGGAAGATATCAAAACAAATAGCGAAGATATAATACAGTATTTTGATGGTTAGTTGTACTTGCTTCAGCAAGTTTCTGTTTTGATTACTCCCATTCGTGTTGAAGGTTCACATGACCAGGGTGATCCAGACATGTTGAAATATTGTGCAAATCGGGATGCTTTTGTCTTATTTTTAGCCGTATTTCATTTAATTCCAGGTTTATCAGAGCAGGAGAGAACGTCTGTTTCTGAAATTCTGACTAATTCTAAAGCTCATTCAGAAACACTTGACAACCTTCAGAGAGATCATTCCCAGCAGTCAGCATCTATCGAACATCAGGCCGTTGATACTTTCAGGCAAAAATATATGGTATGTTCTATTCTGACTCGGATGTTAGAAACTGTTGGTGAAATGTTACATGTTCCCAACATATATACATTGATGTCACATAACATATAATGTGTTTACGATCACATCAATACATCAGTCCAGAATATTATCAGTCGACATAAAAATGTACCAGCTAGAACTCTTTTATCTAGCAATTGATTAACGTAGTTACTGTAATACTTAAGTATTTTCAATTATTAGTTTTATCCCTGTGCAaagtattcaatttattttctgATGCTAGGATTATGAGCCGACAGGGACGACCCCAATTCGGTGTGAGTCTAACATTCCCAGCCAGGGCACCATCGAGGCCCTTCGAGCAATGCCAATGGAAGTTCTTCAAGAAGAATTTCGGGAAAACAATTCATCAGAATCATTTCAAGTAAAGGAAATAAAGCCATCTCTGATTCCTCGAGCCCCTCTTTCGCAGATTAACTAGTAATTGCAATCAATGTTGTAGCCCGATGTTTTCTTATCCCTTTGTATTTGTATTCTTCAAACATGCATCCCACCCGACGTAtgaaattgatatatattgGAATTCGAGGTTGGTTTATAGGTGTGTAAATCCAACAGGTGAATTTGTAACGATAGGTGTGCAAAATTGCTGTTTACATTTTGGGAGATAGATGCCCCTCTTTGAAAAGCAGAGATAATTAGATgacaaaaaaagtaaaaaaattttttatcaatgaagtaaataaaatatttgtaaaataattaaattttcttaaGGCAAACTTACAACAATGAAAGGCAAAAATAGTATGTACCAGCTATGAAAATCAACTGCAAAAAATGTACAGCAGCTGACAAAGTTGAAGAATGGCAATTGATATAGGGAAGTATTATACCCTCTTTAGCATTTTGCAGGCAACAGAGGCAAACATTAACATTCCCATAATTCAAGAAATTATGTAAAGATGTTGCTAATGGCGTAAGATGACAACTTAGTTTCGCTAACCGTTGCAACATTGTCATGCATCTAAAACCAGAATAAtgacaaacaaataaaaaatcatcGGTGAAAGGAAACAAACAGTCAAACACGGATGACATCGGTTCTCAAAGTTTCATAGGGTAAACCGTTGAAATAATTCTTGTTCAAACTACTACATAAGAAAGATCGAAACTTGcaatttaacaaaaatatctcaaaatatCAGCAAGCAAGTGTGGCGACAGATGACATATTAAAGCCTCCTTCCTCTTCTACCACCCTTTCTTCGGGTGCTGTCGGTGGGAATTGGAGTCACATcctctgaaataaataaaaaagaagcaAAAACATACAATTCAACTGATATAAGATGGAAGAAGGAAAAGAAAGAACAATTGAACATAGGTATGAGCTATGAAGAAATCAAACTCTAAAATGCAAAAAAGAACCGGGTCTTTAATGAATAATGAATATCAGGAAATAATATTACCTATCCGACCAATCTTCATGCCAGAGCGAGCAAGGGCTCTAAGAGCAGATTGAGCACCAGGACCAGGAGTCTTAGTCTTGTTGCCTCCAGTGGCACGAAGCTTAATATGAAGAGCATTGATTCCCAGTTCCTGGGGATTGCAAGCATTAGTAACTGACAATGACAGGTATGAACTAGAATAACACAACAATGATAGAAGATTCTAAAACCTTGCATCGCTGAGAAACATCTTGTGCTGCAAGCATGGCTGCATAAGGAGAGGACTCATCCCTATCAGCCTTCACCTTCATACCACCTGTAACATTGTAAATTTGGACAAATATCGAATGAAAGTGCACCAGAAACTAAGTTCATCAATGATTTATAAAAGTGGCTGCGCATGAAATCATTTTCCAgtataaaatagaaaatatcaTACTCTTCAACTTAAATAATGAAGTTTTACTAAAATGCTACTAATAAGTAATAACAATTGTTTCATTACACAGACCTCGAGTGTAAAACAGACACCGAGTGCAAAGCACTGATATTGAATGAATTGTATTACAAAAATACATTGTATCACATTTACTCTAGTAAACAGAAACGTGATCACCAAAGGTACATTTAGAAGTATTATATTGAATGGAAACCAATTAACAGAAATAAggttataaaatttaatagtgATTGAGTCCGATAATGTAGAAACAATTTGGAggaaaaaatacaataaaaggCAAAAAAAGCGAAAAAACAAAAAGCTGACTGTTACCCGTGATACGAACCAAGGTTTCCCTTCCAGATAAATCAGTCACGTGCTGCAAGCAAAAACATCAATCAAGTAAAACCAtccaaaacaacaaaaaatacaTACAATAGCAGTTTACCAATATACTCACAATGAAGGTATCATTGAATGAGGCAAAGATGTGTGCCACGCCAAACACTATTTCTCCATCCCTGGTGGCAGGTCCAAGAGTTACATTCTCCTCTTTGGGCTCTCTGGTCCTTCTTTTCGACTGTCAAACCCAAAGTGAAGATTGTAAATTAAATGCagtaattgtaaaataaataagcaGATTCAAGATATTAGCAGAAGATCACTAAATGAAAAACAAAGTTTTCTCATACCAAGAGAAAAAATCAAACCTCAAAACATAATATACCTAAAAGACGAgaacatatttttataatagCCATTTTGACAGCAATTACTACCAGTAAATTCAACTGTCAACTAAAGTTCATCAGgtgaataaataattgaagaagATTAAGTTCCATAAATCAATCCACGGGATAAATACAATACCGAAGAAGAAATTTTCTGAATACTTTCACAAAAAACATCCATCTTCGATAGACTACAATCCAAGCCATCGAAAGAGAATTTTTgcaacttaattaatttattatcaatCCAAGAACTATATGGCAGAAATTTCTACGTTGAGATACAAttaaataatcttttaaaaatttaagtatcgtaaatccaaaaaatcaaataagacCGGTTCGACGACGATATACGCACTCGGCAATCAAAtatgcacaaaaaaaaaaacagcacCGAAAATCTTTATAGACCAAAAAAATACTGTATTAATAATGAACAGGTGTTCTTGTGTGTGTTGTTTGGATGAAAGGGGAGCCTACCATTGCTGCAGCACTGATGGGAGAGGATAATGTAGCTACGCTGCTTCTGATTTTCTCTTTGAAAAACCCTAATGGCAAGAGATTTGAGCGACTTAGTGATTCGATCTTTATATTTAGGGTTTGGAACCAGAGATAAATGCGGTGTACCGTAAATAACCCCCCGTCTTTCTTTGAATTGCCAAATCTACCTAAACTAAAATTCGAACAAAATATATCCTCTTTGTTACTCTAAATTTAGATTAACATAATTCGCAATTCCATTTGTGCTATAAAAATTTGAAACGTGATAGTCTTTAActattatttgtaaaatttacaattttatcaTTTAGTATTTGCAATTATAATTTAGGATCAAATGATTTGGCTAGAGAAACTATTTTATGTGTCGGTGACATGAGTCACATAGTGCACTGTTTTTGTTTCCAATGTAATTATTTCAGACTTGTTGTAATAATATTCACATGgttatttcaaatataacacAACGAAATATCCAATAAGCTTCTTAAATCTAAAACACTTGAGAAAGCATTCAATTACCGAAGGTAAAATGTGAACCAATTGTAAAATCCATCGAGTCTATAATAATTTGGTATAAAATAGGTATTGTCaaatatttcttattttaaatgatattcaACACGCTATAACATGTATTGTTCACGTATAAACGTTAAAAAATGTCACTCAACACACTCcgagataataaaaaaaattgtgaaatttaataataataaaaacgaGGGTTATTTCTTGAACCGGCTACTGAACTCTGAAAACGAGGAGGTGGCTAAACCAATGATGCAACTTTGGGGGCAATAATCTCAAGAAGCCCTTTGGCATTATCAACATGAACCCAATGGCCTGCATTAGGAAGAACATGAAACGAGACTTTCCCTTCTGTTTCGTCGACTCTTTTAGAAGAAATGTTATTTAGTTGCTTTATTACGTCTGCATTCCATCTGTCGCTCTTCTCTGCACGCACAATGGCTATTTCCATGCCTTTGGGTGTGTTCTCCAATAGGGGCCAGTAATCCATTTCTCTACATCATACATGGAAAATGCACGTTTTGTGTTAACATTAAATTAGTTAATGATATTCACCAAGACTCGAGTGTGATTCTATACCCGTAAGAATGAAACATCTGGGCAGCTCCTTCTAGATTGAAAGCCCAAGTCACTTCTTTTCCTGATGTTTTAAGGTTGCTACCAATCCATTGTGATAACGAATTCGAAAACCCAAGCTGAAGCATGTGATCTACCAGCCACCTTAAACCAGGAACACAACCAATTTCATGACAATAAGCACATGGGGGAAAATATATagatcattaaaaaatattcaagaaattatttgatagaAGTGAGATATTAGTAACGCCAACTCAACCATCCTTCCTCGCATACAGAaagaaaaactaaaacaaatcGCCTTCTCAATCatgaaaaatttaatgtttGCCTGCAACCCCCACAGAATTGCCAGTTAAAAGCATAAAATAAAGAGTATGTGCAAAAACCCAACAACTTTTCCCACTGTATTTCGACTGGACGCCCAAAAAAAGATAGTGCTTCTGGATAGAAAATATGAAAGGAAAGAGACATTACTTCCTAGAGGGCAAAGTTGAAGGCAAACTCTGCAAAGTTCGCAATACTTTCTCCACCTCACCGTCACTGTTGTCTCGGCTTACTTGACCAGGGACAGAGTCTAGTACCCACAGCTGTTCTGCAAAAGTTTCACACATCAGTTAGCCAACACAAAATCCAAA comes from Primulina huaijiensis isolate GDHJ02 chromosome 5, ASM1229523v2, whole genome shotgun sequence and encodes:
- the LOC140977280 gene encoding small ribosomal subunit protein uS11x → MSKRRTREPKEENVTLGPATRDGEIVFGVAHIFASFNDTFIHVTDLSGRETLVRITGGMKVKADRDESSPYAAMLAAQDVSQRCKELGINALHIKLRATGGNKTKTPGPGAQSALRALARSGMKIGRIEDVTPIPTDSTRRKGGRRGRRL
- the LOC140977281 gene encoding uncharacterized protein, whose product is MSRRNVLTRLVHRVMAAPAPALHHCTRRIQTLAFEEIKASPEKPHQYTAMILHGLLGSARNWRSFSRSLAASLSPAQWRMVLVDLRNHGKSAELDGFLPPHNLENAAKDLANLVRSQGWDWPDVVVGHSMGGKVALQFAQSCANGDYGDIDGLPRQLWVLDSVPGQVSRDNSDGEVEKVLRTLQSLPSTLPSRKWLVDHMLQLGFSNSLSQWIGSNLKTSGKEVTWAFNLEGAAQMFHSYGEMDYWPLLENTPKGMEIAIVRAEKSDRWNADVIKQLNNISSKRVDETEGKVSFHVLPNAGHWVHVDNAKGLLEIIAPKVASLV